CAGATATTTCATTCCATATAGGGGTCTTGTGGTGTCTTTGTTCCATCTCGACCATTAATGTCGGTGTAAACTGTCGGATGGTTTCCCTCGCTCCGAAAAGCGTTTTTATTTCGTTTCCTTCAACGTCTATTTTGATAAAATCAAGCCTTTTGAAATGTTCCAGAGCTGCCCATTCATCCAGTTTGATCACTTTTACTTTTTCCGTATAGCTTTTTTCTTCTCCTTTTTCTTTATAAGAAGTGTTTAAAGTACCGCGGGAAGCAATTGTTTTTCCATTAATAATAGGTACTTTGAACTCAGCAATTATGTTTTCGTCAGAAAGAGCCAGAGGAAAGATATGCATTGCCGGAAACAGTCTTTTTAATCGACGGTAAAGCTTTTTATTGGGTTCAAAACCATAAATGTTATCGTGGTTCAAAGTATTTTCCAACTGGTATAGGAAAGTTCCTACATTCGCACCAATGTCCAATATAACAGCATTTTTTGGAAGGTATTCCTTAATCCATACCAGTTCCGGTTCTACATTACGTTCCGAAAAATTATTTTTATTAAGATTATTTAACGTTTTAAAATATCTTTTTTTATAGAAATTCGGACTTATATATTGTAGTTTTTCTGCGATTTTTTGGTATAAAGACATCGTAAGCGTTTTGACGAACAGCAAAGATAAGCAAAAATGTAAAACTTTCTTAAAAAATGTTAATTATAATAATTTGATTTTCAATAATTATCTTTTGTTTCTGTTTGGTAATCAGCTGTTTTTTAATGGATTTTAAATTTGTCATACAGACATCATAATATCCTCAATCTTATGTAAATATTCTAAAAGATTCAGAAATTGAAAGTTTGTTAGCTGTTATCTATGAAAGCCTGTGAGTAAAAAGCATCTGTGTTTCAGGATAAATTAAAGAAAAGGTGTATTTAGGAAATCATTGAAAGGCTTCATCAACTTAAAAATTTTGTTCATATTTTTCACAGCATTTTTATCCAATACTTCCTCGTCTTTTAAAGAATATACTACAATGAAATTTTTAAGTTTCAGATATTCTCCCATAGGATCCTCTTTCTCGAAACCCTGAGGGATCTTTTTTAGTTTGTCATCCTGGTTAAGTTGCGGGAAGTGCTTTTTGAAATCCTTATTGTTGAGAATTTTAAGAAAATCATCACCGTACACCGATATTTCTTTACGAACTTCTTTCAAAACAGAAGATTCAGGCATATAGATACCTCCGGCTAAAAAGGATTTGCCGGGTTCCATGTGAAGATAGTAACCTCCTTTCTGATTCCCTTTTCCCATTCCCAGAGATGCTCCGAAATTGGTTTTATAAGGAGATTTATCTTTTGAAAATCTTGTGTCTCTGTAAATTCTGAACAGTGCTTTTTTACTGTCAATTTTAGCAAGTTCTTCATCAAAACCTGACATCTCTTTAATGAGTTCATCCAGAAATGTAATAACGTTTTGCTGAGATTCAGTATACAGGCTTTTATTTTCATTAAACCATTCGCGGTTATTGTTTTTATTTAATTTGTTTAAAAAATCAAATGTTTTGGGAGAAATGCTCGCAGACATGTTGTGTAGGGTGTTTTTTATTGTTGTTGCTAAATCAGATTTGAAACGGTTTCTCAATTCCGAACCTCGAAACTTACAATTCAAATGTACAAAAACTATTCGTATCCTAATACTTCAA
The window above is part of the Chryseobacterium sp. MA9 genome. Proteins encoded here:
- a CDS encoding FkbM family methyltransferase, which gives rise to MSLYQKIAEKLQYISPNFYKKRYFKTLNNLNKNNFSERNVEPELVWIKEYLPKNAVILDIGANVGTFLYQLENTLNHDNIYGFEPNKKLYRRLKRLFPAMHIFPLALSDENIIAEFKVPIINGKTIASRGTLNTSYKEKGEEKSYTEKVKVIKLDEWAALEHFKRLDFIKIDVEGNEIKTLFGARETIRQFTPTLMVEMEQRHHKTPIWNEISEVMSWGYEAKYLNRNSFTLESLTEDIITQNTNDEKNKTQYINNIIFIPKNI
- a CDS encoding DUF2461 domain-containing protein; translated protein: MSASISPKTFDFLNKLNKNNNREWFNENKSLYTESQQNVITFLDELIKEMSGFDEELAKIDSKKALFRIYRDTRFSKDKSPYKTNFGASLGMGKGNQKGGYYLHMEPGKSFLAGGIYMPESSVLKEVRKEISVYGDDFLKILNNKDFKKHFPQLNQDDKLKKIPQGFEKEDPMGEYLKLKNFIVVYSLKDEEVLDKNAVKNMNKIFKLMKPFNDFLNTPFL